In Excalfactoria chinensis isolate bCotChi1 chromosome 5, bCotChi1.hap2, whole genome shotgun sequence, a single genomic region encodes these proteins:
- the LTO1 gene encoding protein LTO1 homolog isoform X1 — MAAASPGSDMFDEIVMAEDRFHGEGYQEGHAEGSRAGAAEGRRCGSLYGAKIGSEIGSYLGFALTWQHLLPKCTDEKNSKKMKALDSLIGMIQKFPYDDPTYEKLQEDLEKIRGKFKQVCSMLNIHSDFRVSTERSSLTF, encoded by the exons ATGGCGGCGGCGTCCCCGGGTTCGGATATGTTTGATGAAATCGTGATGGCCGAGGACAG GTTTCACGGGGAGGGCTACCAGGAGGGGCACGCCGAGGGCAGCCGCGCGGGGGCTGCTGAGGGCCGGAGATGCGGCTCTCTGTATGGCGCCAAGATTGGCTCTGAG ATTGGCAGTTACCTTGGATTTGCACTTACCTGGCAGCATCTGCTCCCAAAATGTACAGATGAAAAGAACAG taaaaagaTGAAGGCCCTGGATTCATTAATAGGAATGATTCAGAAGTTCCCGTATGATGACCCCACTTACGAAAAGCTTCAAGAAGACCTGgaaaaaatcagaggaaaattTAAACAG GTTTGTTCAATGCTAAATATTCACTCTGATTTTAGAGTCAGTACTGAAAGATCTTCACTGACTTTTTGA
- the LTO1 gene encoding protein LTO1 homolog isoform X2 has translation MAAASPGSDMFDEIVMAEDRFHGEGYQEGHAEGSRAGAAEGRRCGSLYGAKIGSEIGSYLGFALTWQHLLPKCTDEKNSKKMKALDSLIGMIQKFPYDDPTYEKLQEDLEKIRGKFKQECV, from the exons ATGGCGGCGGCGTCCCCGGGTTCGGATATGTTTGATGAAATCGTGATGGCCGAGGACAG GTTTCACGGGGAGGGCTACCAGGAGGGGCACGCCGAGGGCAGCCGCGCGGGGGCTGCTGAGGGCCGGAGATGCGGCTCTCTGTATGGCGCCAAGATTGGCTCTGAG ATTGGCAGTTACCTTGGATTTGCACTTACCTGGCAGCATCTGCTCCCAAAATGTACAGATGAAAAGAACAG taaaaagaTGAAGGCCCTGGATTCATTAATAGGAATGATTCAGAAGTTCCCGTATGATGACCCCACTTACGAAAAGCTTCAAGAAGACCTGgaaaaaatcagaggaaaattTAAACAG